Part of the Streptomyces sp. NBC_01353 genome, TCCCCGAGCGACGGCTCGGCGGGTGCGTGGGCCAGAGCGGCCGCGATCGCCTTCTTCGCCGTCTCCGCCGCCTCGTTCCGCTGGCGGCGCGCGTCGGTAAGGATCTCCTGCGCGCGGGCCCGCTGGGCGTCGCCCGGGTCCGTCCCCGGGGCAGGGCACGGCAGCGGATCGTCACCGTCGAGCGATGCCTTGTAGTCGGCGACCTTCTTCTCGTACGCGGCCTGTGCCGTCGTCGAGGATGCGTTGCCCTGCTTGTGCAGAGCGATCGCCTCACGCGCCTTGCCCTGCGCCCAGGTGACGGTCGTCCCGTACGCCTCCAGAGCCGCCGCGGCGTCTCCGAAGGCATCGGACGCGTGCAGCCAGCTCGTCGGCAGGGCTTGGAACTTCTCCTGGAACGCCTTCTGCGCCTCGCCCTTCCAGCGGCCGGATCCCTCCACCCCCTTCAGGCCACGGCCGACGCTGTCGAACGCCGACTGGAAGTCACGCAGGTTCTTCACCGTCGCCGTGATCTCGCCGACGTTGCCGTGCACGAGCTCGTTCGGTTCCTCGGACTGCCCGAGCTGCGCCTCGCCGACCTCCGCCCCGAGCGAGGACGCGGCGCGGTCGCCCCAGTCCTCGACCTTGTCCGCGGCGCCTTCCGCACCCACGTAGTCCAGGCCGTCGCCGATGATGTTCGTGGCGCCGTCGATGCCCTTGCCGACCAGCCTCTTGCCGCTGTCGAACAGTTCCCCCCACTCCGGCATCGTCAGCGGTCCCCCCAGTTCGGCTGCCGGGCCTGGTCGACGGCCGCCTGTGACGGGTCGATGCCCTCACGTAGCCGCTCGTCCATCGCCGCGCGCTGCTCCGGGTCGATGACGCCGGCATTGCCCATCGAGTCGAGCAGCCCGTCCTCGACGTCGTACGCCGTGTCCCGCCAGTTCTGCTCGACATTGCGTTGAGCCTGGGCCATCGACTCGGGGCTGTAGTCGGCGTTGTCGGTCGGGCTCTGGTTCTTGATCTCGTCCCAGGTCTTCTGCTTGACCTCGTCCTCGGACAGGTGCGGATTGCCGTTGAAGGCGTTCGTCGCGATCTTGATCGTGTCCTTGATGTAGCGCTCCTGCTCGCCGTACGCGCCCGCCGACACCCCCAGCGCGGCCGTGAACACGTTCGCCTTCTGCATCAAGTCCCGCACGCCCCAGCCCCAGCGATCACAGAACGTCCCGAACTGCTCCGCGAGCCCCAGATGTCCCAACTGCACACCCGACAGCGCCAGCGTGGAGACTCCGCGGCCGGTGATGGCCTGCTGACCGACCGACAGGTCCTTCAGTTCCCCGTGCGCCTTGTCGATGCCCTGCGCGATCAGTTCGAGCGCGCCCTCCGGCGCCGCCAGGTCCGGATCGGTACCGCTCATGCCCCACCCCCGAGATCCACCACCGCCGAGTCCGGGACGACGCCCTCGACCGGCGGGAACACCATTCCGTCGTCGCTGCCCGCGTCCAGCGCCACCCCGGCGGGTGCGCCCGACGCAGCGGTCAGCTTCGGCACCAGTACGTCCAGCAGGCGTGCGCCGAGGATCGTGCGGTACTCCCACTCACGCGCCGCTTCACCCTGTGCCCGCGCGAATCGCGCCAGGGACTCCTCGTTCGAGAACGCGCAGATCCAGCGCACCCCGCCGTGCTCGGCCGTCCACGGACTTCCGTAAGGATCGATCGGCACCAGGACCGCCGTACGCCGGAACTCACCCAGCAGCACCGCGAACTCGTGCTCGGCAGCGGCAGACGGATCCGCCAGCGGTGGTGCCGGTGTCGCCATCGATGTGTCAGCCAGATCAGACAGTCGCATGTGCCCCTCCCCCGTCACGCACACGTGTGCGATCGTCACACACCGCCGTTCCCGACTGCAATCACGTTGGCCGGAAACGGAGGTGGCCCGAGTGGGCGGCCCGGCACGTGTGTGCCGGGCCGCCCGACCGCGCTCTCCGTCACCGGTGCGCCCGCCGGGAGGTTGCCTCACGCGGTCGTGGCCTGGACCGGCTGGGCAGCCGGTGACGTACCCGCGTCGGCTCCACGGTCAGCTGAGCGGGCGGCGCGTCTCCTCGCGGACCTTGAGTGTGGTTCGGGCCGCCTTCGTCAGGTCGATGGACTCCGGGCTCACGCCCGCGGACTCCGTCGTCATCTCGCCGACGGCTGCGTTGGTGTTGTCGTCCGCCCATGCGCACAGGGGGTAGGTCACCCGGCCTCCGTCCGCCTGTTCCGTGGCGAGGACCTGGCAGGTCACCGTCGTGTTCGCCCCGGACACGGTGACGTCCTTCGGCGGGACGAGCACACTGGTGCCCGCCGCCTCGCGGGCGCCCTTGAGGATCTTCTCCCTGGCCAGGTCCGGATCCTTGATCCGCCCGTACAGGCCGGAGACGACCAGGACGCCGGTGCCGTTCTCCCCGGCAGCCGTGTACTGGCCCATCACGCCCTTCGGGTCGCGGATGTTGGCGGTGCTCGTGTTCTCGAGCTCGGCGTCGGCCTGGCCCGAGCGGTCGTCGGCGAGTGTGTACCGGCCGTCCAGCAGGGTCTGTGGGAGGGTAAGCCGGTGCGTCGCGGCCGGGTAGGACCCGGAGGCGGAGCCGCCGCGGAGGCCCCCGTTGCCGATCCACGACAGCGTCAGCAACCCGACGATGGACGCGGCGACGATCCCGAGGATCAGACCGGTCCGATTCTTCGGCGGCGGCGGTGGCGGGGGCGCGCCCCAGGCACCCTGCGGCGGGTAGTACGGCGATTGCGCGGGGCCGGGCCCGTACGTGTTCGGCTGCGGGTACGCCGGGGGCGGGGGCCCCTGGTGCGCGAATGGCCCGGGGGGCGGCGGCATGGACATGCCTCGAACCGTATGCCGGCCACCATGGCGACCGGTCCTGTTCGGCCACCCGGACATCTCGGTTCCACCTCGTCCGTCCGCGTACGACGATGGCCGCCGTCCCCCCGGAGGGAGCGGCGGCCACAGCCGTGCGTACGAGAAGAGAGCGTCAGCCCTTCTTCGGCTCCTCCAGGCGCGGGAAGAGCACCGCGCCCTTCGTCACCGTCGAGCCCGCCGGGAGTCGGCCCCAGTCGCCGGCCGACTGGACCGGCTGGCTGGACAGGGCGCCCAGGGTGGGTTCGGCGCCGAGGGAGTCCCAGAGCTTCTGGGAGGTCTCCGGCATGATCGCGTTCAGCAGGACCGCGACCGCGCGCAGCGACTCGGCCGCCGTGTACAGGATCGTCGCCAGGCGGGCGCGGCCCGTCTCCGACTCGTCCTTCGCGACCTTCCACGGCTCCTGCTCCGTGATGTAGCCGTTGACCTGCTTCACGAAGTCGAAGATCGCCAGGATTCCGCCCTGGAAGTCCAGCTCCTCGCCGATCTTCAGGTCGGCCGTCGCGACCGCCTTCGCCAGGCCCTCGTGGATCGCCTTCTCCGCGTCGCCGTCGGCCGTCGCGGCCGGCAGGGCGCCGTCGAAGTACTTGCCGACCATCGCCGCGACCCGGGACGCCAGGTTGCCGTAGTCGTTCGCCAGCTCGCTCGTGTAGCGGGCGGTGAAGTCCTCCCAGGAGAACGAGCCGTCCTGGCCGAACGCGATCGCGCGCAGGAAGTACCAGCGGTACGCGTCCACGCCGAAGTGCGAGGTCAGGTCCTGCGGCTTGATGCCCGTCAGGTTCGACTTCGACATCTTCTCGCCGCCGACCATGAGCCAGCCGTTCGCGGCCACGCGGCCCGGCACCGGCAGGCCCTGGGCCATCAGCATCGCCGGCCAGATGATGGCGTGGAAGCGCAGGATGTCCTTGCCGATGAGGTGGACGTTGGCCGGGAAGGTCTCGTTGAACTTCTCCGGGTTCTCGTTGTAGCCGACCGCTGTCGCGTAGTTCAGCAGCGCGTCGATCCACACGTAGATGACGTGCTTCTCGTCCCACGGGACCGGGACGCCCCAGTCGAACGTCGAGCGCGAGATCGAGAGGTCCTCGAGGCCCTGCTTGACGAAGTTCAGCACCTCGTTGCGCGCCGACTCCGGCTGGATGAAGCCCGGGTTCGCCTCGTAGAACTCGATGAGCTTCGGGCCGTACTCGCTCAGCTTGAAGAAGTAGTTCTCCTCCTTGAGGATCTCCACCGGCTTCTTGTGGACGGCGCACAGCTTCGTGCCGTCCTCGGCCTCGATGAGATCGCCCGGGAGCTTGTACTCCTCACAGCCCACGCAGTACGGGCCTTCGTACCCGCCCTTGTAGATCTCGCCCTTGTCGTACAGGTCCTGCACGAACTCCTGGACACGGTCCGTGTGCCGCTTCTCCGTCGTCCGGATGAAGTCGTCGTTCGCGATGTTCAGGTGCTCCCAGAGGGGCTTCCAGGCCTCCTCGACGAGCTTGTCGCACCAGGCCTGGGGCGTGACGTTGTTCGCCTCGGCCGTGCGCATGATCTTCTGACCGTGCTCGTCCGTGCCGGTGAGGTACCACACCTTCTCGCCGCGCTGACGGTGCCAGCGCGTGAGCACGTCGCCTGCGACGGTCGTGTAGGCGTGGCCCAGGTGAGGAGCGTCGTTGACGTAGTAGATGGGGGTCGAGACGTAGAACGCCTTCGCCCCCTGCTTCTCGGATCCAGTGGCCGCCATGGTCGAAATCCTAACGGGCAGTTCAAGATCCACTCACATCGATAACGGGCCCGGGCGCACGGAGACGTCCGCGAAACGTTCGGCCCCGTAGAAAGTACCGGTGAGGCAGGGGCGAGGGAGGAACGTATGCGGGTACTGGTCGCCGAGGACGAGGCGGTCCTCGCCGAGCTCGTCGCCACCGGGCTGCGGCGCGCCGGCTTCGCCGTCGACACCGTCTACAGCGGCGACGCCGCCCTCGCCTACCTGGGCCTGCACGACTACGACGTCGTCGTCCTCGACCGCGACCTGCCCCGCGTACACGGCGACGACGTCGCACGCGCGCTCGTCGCCCGGACGGCCCGGACCCGGATCCTGATGCTGACCGCCTCGGCCTCCACCGAGGACCGGGTCGAGGGGCTCGACCTCGGCGCGGACGACTATCTCGGCAAGCCCTTCGAGTTCCCCGAGCTGGTGTCCCGGGTACGGGCGCTGCGGCGGCGCAGCGCCCGTCCCGTACCGCCGCAGCTGGAACGGGCGGGGATGGTCATGGACACCGTGCGGAGGACCGTGACCCGGGACGGACGCGCGCTCGACCTCTCGCCGAAGGAGTTCTCCGTGCTCCAGATCCTGCTGGAGGCGGACGGCGCCACGGTCTCCGCCGAGGAGCTCCTGGAACGCGCCTGGGACGCGCACATCGACCCCTTCACGGGCGCGGTACGGGTCTGCATGAGCAAGCTGCGCGCGAAGCTCGGCGAGCCCGCGCTGATCCGGACGGTGCAGGGCGTGGGGTACGCGCTGTGAGCGCGGGTCTCCTCGGGGCGGGGTCGACGATCCGGACCCGGATCGCGCTCGTGTACGGGGGAGTGTTCGTCGTCCTCGGCGGTTGTCTGCTGGGGGTCGTGAACCTGCTGTCCCGGGCCGGTACGCAGGGGGAGGCGGAGGCCATAGCGGCACGGGTACGGGTGGTGGCGCCGTTCGAGACGGTCACCGCGTACCGGCTGAGTGACGACGTCAGCCGGGCGGCGGGCGAGCAGTGGCTCATGTGGTCCTGCCTCGCCCTGGTCGTCATGGCCTTCGGCGCGGTCGTCGTGGGCTGGTGGACCGCCGGTCGGGTGCTGCGGCCGGTCCACGAGATGACCGCGCGGGCGCGGCGGCTCTCGGAGCGGAACCTGCACGTGGGGGTCCCCCCGGACGGAGTCTGGGGGAGGATCGCGGCGGGCGGGCCCGACGACGAGCTGAAGGAGCTCGGCGACACGATCGACGCGCTGCTGGGGCGGCTGGAGGCGGCGTTCGACAGTCAGCGGCGGTTCATCGCGAACGCCTCGCACGAGCTGCGGACCCCGCTCGCCACCCAGCGCACCGCGATCCAGGTCGGGCTGGACGACTCCTCCGAGGTCAAGCAGGTGCTGCTGGACAGCAACCGCCGCAGCGAACGGCTCATCGAGGGGCTGCTGCTCCTGGCCCGGAGCGAGCGGGGCCTTGAGGCGCGGGAGGACGTGCGGCTGGGGGAGGTCGTCGAGGAGGAGTGCGAGACATATGGGGTGGACGTGGTGGTCGGGACGGTCGGTGCGGCCGCTGTGGGGGCCTCTGCGGGGGGCGCCTCGGGCGGTGTCGCGGGGGACGGTGTGGCCTCTGCCGGCGGTGTCGTACGGGGGAATCGCGTGCTGCTCGGGCAGCTCGTACGGAATCTCGTCGCGAACGCGGTCGCGTACAACGTGCCCGGCGGGCTGGTGGAGGTGTCCGTCCAGGGAGGCGTGCTGACCGTCGTCAACACCGGGCCCGTGGTGGCGGCCGACGAGGTGCCCGGGCTCTTCGAACCCTTCCGGCGGGGGCAGGGGCGCGACCGGATGGGGCCGGGCGCGGGGCTCGGTCTGTCGATCGTACGGTCGATCGCGGCGGCGCACGGGGGAACGGTCGGGGCCGTGGCGCGGGGGGTGGAGCAGGGTGGGGGCCTGGTGGTGACGGTGACGTTGCCCGTCACCACCAGGTCCTGAGGCCTCGCGCCCCGGCTAGATCTGCCAGTCGGCGAGCAGCCCGCCGTAGAACGCGGAGTGCGCGGTCTCGGACGGGGTCGCGCCGGCGAGGAAGTGGCCGGTGCGGGGGGCGGTGAGCTTACGGAGGTAGTCGAAGGCCTTGTTGTCCTCCTCGCCCCAGGCCACGAACTGCCAGTGGATCGGGCGGTCGGCGGCCTCGGCGAGGGCCTGGGTGGCGGCGGTCTTCGACTCGGGGGCGCCGTCGGTCTGGAAGACGACGAACGCGGGTCGGGTCGGGTCGGCCTTCTCGTGGTGGGCGAGGACCTCTTCGACGGCGCGGTGGTAGTTCGTACGGCCCAGGCGGCCGAGGCCCGCGTTGATCTCGTCGATGCGGCCCTCGAGGCCCTGGGGGCGGAGCTCGGCGGTGCCGTCGATGTCCGTCGAGAAGAAGACGGCGGTGACGGTGGCGTCCTCGTCGAGGTGGGCGGCGAGGGCGACGGTCTGCTCGGCGATGCGCTGCACGGAGCCGTCCTTGAAGTACCCGCGCATCGACCCGGACCGGTCGACGACGAGGTACACGGCGGCCCGCGCCCCGACGAGCCCCTGCTTCTTGAGCACGGCCCCGGCAGCCTTGTACGCGTCGACCAGGTGGGGGGCGTCGGCCTTG contains:
- a CDS encoding SseB family protein, which gives rise to MATPAPPLADPSAAAEHEFAVLLGEFRRTAVLVPIDPYGSPWTAEHGGVRWICAFSNEESLARFARAQGEAAREWEYRTILGARLLDVLVPKLTAASGAPAGVALDAGSDDGMVFPPVEGVVPDSAVVDLGGGA
- the metG gene encoding methionine--tRNA ligase, which codes for MAATGSEKQGAKAFYVSTPIYYVNDAPHLGHAYTTVAGDVLTRWHRQRGEKVWYLTGTDEHGQKIMRTAEANNVTPQAWCDKLVEEAWKPLWEHLNIANDDFIRTTEKRHTDRVQEFVQDLYDKGEIYKGGYEGPYCVGCEEYKLPGDLIEAEDGTKLCAVHKKPVEILKEENYFFKLSEYGPKLIEFYEANPGFIQPESARNEVLNFVKQGLEDLSISRSTFDWGVPVPWDEKHVIYVWIDALLNYATAVGYNENPEKFNETFPANVHLIGKDILRFHAIIWPAMLMAQGLPVPGRVAANGWLMVGGEKMSKSNLTGIKPQDLTSHFGVDAYRWYFLRAIAFGQDGSFSWEDFTARYTSELANDYGNLASRVAAMVGKYFDGALPAATADGDAEKAIHEGLAKAVATADLKIGEELDFQGGILAIFDFVKQVNGYITEQEPWKVAKDESETGRARLATILYTAAESLRAVAVLLNAIMPETSQKLWDSLGAEPTLGALSSQPVQSAGDWGRLPAGSTVTKGAVLFPRLEEPKKG
- a CDS encoding response regulator transcription factor, with the translated sequence MRVLVAEDEAVLAELVATGLRRAGFAVDTVYSGDAALAYLGLHDYDVVVLDRDLPRVHGDDVARALVARTARTRILMLTASASTEDRVEGLDLGADDYLGKPFEFPELVSRVRALRRRSARPVPPQLERAGMVMDTVRRTVTRDGRALDLSPKEFSVLQILLEADGATVSAEELLERAWDAHIDPFTGAVRVCMSKLRAKLGEPALIRTVQGVGYAL
- a CDS encoding ATP-binding protein codes for the protein MSAGLLGAGSTIRTRIALVYGGVFVVLGGCLLGVVNLLSRAGTQGEAEAIAARVRVVAPFETVTAYRLSDDVSRAAGEQWLMWSCLALVVMAFGAVVVGWWTAGRVLRPVHEMTARARRLSERNLHVGVPPDGVWGRIAAGGPDDELKELGDTIDALLGRLEAAFDSQRRFIANASHELRTPLATQRTAIQVGLDDSSEVKQVLLDSNRRSERLIEGLLLLARSERGLEAREDVRLGEVVEEECETYGVDVVVGTVGAAAVGASAGGASGGVAGDGVASAGGVVRGNRVLLGQLVRNLVANAVAYNVPGGLVEVSVQGGVLTVVNTGPVVAADEVPGLFEPFRRGQGRDRMGPGAGLGLSIVRSIAAAHGGTVGAVARGVEQGGGLVVTVTLPVTTRS